The sequence TTGAAGTTTCAACAAAGGGAAGCAGAGGATCATGGACAGTCTATTCTTCTTCAAGGTTTGCAATCTAGTGAAATAGAAGACTGGAAAGAGCAAATGCTCCGAATCATTGAAAAAATGTTTAAAGACGTCCAATACAAATATGATGTTGTAGTTACCTTCATTCGCGGGAACTATTTTAAACCGACGAAAAATAGAAATGAAGAAGCCGAAGAGAGTGAACGGGATGAAGTCTATCAGCATTCTTTTATTCTCTGCAGTATTAATAAAACAGAAGAACCTCAAAAAACATTGTTGTTTGATTATGTTGAGAAGGTATTTAAGTATAATATTGTCGTAGATTCGATCATCAATCTCACATCTCCGGTGGGAGGATTTTTGTTCCCCTGTTTCACAGAAAACTCAGCAGATGTGAACCATATACTGTATTCAGTTGGCAAACCGAATAAACCAGATTCGCATTTTATTGAGGAAGTATTAAATGGTGAAATGATTATGACCGCACAGGAAGATAAAGAGGTATTTGAGGAAATTGTCAGAGAAGTTGCTGGAGATCAGCTTGATGCTTCCACGCTTGCTAATGTGTATGAGGAAATCAACCGTGTAATGGATGAAAATGAAGAAGAGGACCCGCCGAAACTGGATTATAAAGACGTAGAACGTGTATTAAAAATAAGCGGGGTCGAAGATGTAAGTACTGAAAAGGTTGAAAAGGCCTTTCAAAAGGTCATTGATGACGAAAAGTATGAGATTAAAGCCAATAACATTGTACCGAATTTCAAGTCAAAATCTATTAAGATTGACACGAAAGTAGCGAAAATCTCAATTAGTCCGCAAGATTTAAGATATGTGAAACAGGTTAATTATAATGGAAAACGCTGTTTATTAATCGAGATTGATGAAGATGCAGTGATTGAAGGGTTTAAGATGATTCCAGAGGTATTTTAGAAGGAGTTGGTTTTAAAGATATACAATTAAATAGCAGAGAAATAATAGAGACTGTCAGAGGGCGGTCTTTTTTTTATAAGAAAAATTACTATTTATAGTATCTTCCCTCGCTTCCACTCCTACTTTGAAAAAAATTATAAGATTGACAATAAGTATTGCGATTTGAAATAATACTCATTAGTAACATTACTTAAAAGTAAGTATTATGGAAGGTGATGAGTATTGAATACTGAAATAGGATCAAAAGGAAAAGAAAGCCGCAGGAGATTGCTTGAAACTGCTGCGATTGAATTCGCAACCCAAGGATTTCATGATACAAAAGTAAGTACAATTGTTAAAAAAGCAGGACTGACACAGCCTTCCTTCTATCTTTACTTTACAAGTAAAGAAGCCATCTTCGAGGAGTTAGTAACTAATTTTTACTCTAATTTAAGAAAGCTGACAGAGTCACTTCGCTTAGTAAGTGGAATAGAGCAAATTGATGTCTCAAAAAGAGTATTAGCTGCTGTGGAATCTGTTTTTCGGTTTCTTGGTAGTGACCCTCATTTAACAAGAATAGGTTTTTTTCTCAGTCCAGAAGCGATACAAATTAAAAGTAATTTAACGCTGGTTTTGAAAGAAAACTTACTTGCCGAACAACGGTTAGGCTATTTTAATCCAGAGCTAGATATGGATATCGTGGCTGAATGTCTAACGGGTATGATTGTTCACCTTACAAATTCATATTTGCTGCCTGGGACAAAAGATTCCGAAAGTCTTGCAGCACAAGTGGTAAACCTTTTAATTAATGGGATGCTTCCCAAGTAGTAGATTAAATACAAGCTTCACAAATGGAGTGATTAGATGATAACCATTTTCATGAAAGTTAGTTTAGCCGCTTTTATGTTAATAGGAGGGGTGATAAAGGTCTTACGTGTGCCGTTTCAAGTTGAACATTGGTTGCATTATCGATATCCATTATAGTTTCTTTCTGTTACAGGATTTCTCGAAATCGCTGGGGCACTGGGAATGGTAGGAGGGATTTGGAATCGTAATTTAGCGGTAGTTTCAGGAGTATTGTTCTTCATCCTCATGTTAGGAGCCATTCATGCGCACCTTTTCCGAGCCCGCCAATCTCTCATTATGACGGTTCCTGCAACTATTTGTTTATTTTTCTCTATCATTATCTTTTTTTGGAGTGGAAAGTAAGCTTTAGTCAAAACCCTTCTAGGTTAATTGGAAGGGAAAAAAGGAATAGAAAGTGGTAAGGAAATAGATCAGGAATAGGGGGATATTAGGTGAATCAAACAAATGCATTAAAAGAAACATATTACCAATCTAAATATCAGCTTGCTCAGCATGGGAAACGCAATATTCAAGTATTAAAAAATGCTTTTGAGAATAAGGATGGGAAATTGGAAAGTGATATGTATGGAGCAGGACAGGTGATTGAAGAGTTTCAAGAAAAAATGGCTGCATTATTAGGTAAGGAAAAGGCAGTATTTTTTCCAAGCGGGACGATGGCACAGCAGATCGCCCTACGAATCTGGTGTGATGAAAAAGGTGTAAGAAAAGTAGCTTATCATCCGCTTTGCCATCTAGAAATTCACGAAGAAGATGGGTTGAAAGAAATTCATCATATTGAAACGATCTTGCTCGCTGATAAAAGCCGTGTTATTGAAATGGCTGATGTGGCGGAAATGAGGGATGACGTTGCTTGTCTCCTGCTGGAATTGCCTCAGCGTGAAATAGGCGGTCAATTGCCGAGCTTTGAAATTTTGAAACAGATATCGGAGTATTGTAAAAAGAAAGGGATAAAGCTGCATTTGGATGGAGCCCGCTTATTAGAAGTTCTGCCATTTTATCAGAAGTCCGCAGCTGAAGTTTCAGCTCTTTTTGACAGCGTTTATATCTCTTTTTATAAAGGCATTGGCGGGATTGCAGGCGCAATATTAGCCGGTGACGGGGACTTTATTGCGAATGCGAAGATTTGGAAGAGACGCTATGGCGGGGACTTGATTAGTTTGTACCCTTACATTATTTCAGCTGATTATTATTTTGAGATGAGATCAACTAAAATGGGGCAGTATTATGAGGAAGCAAAGGAGCTAGCCGCGCTATTTAATTCATGCCACGACATTACAACAATTCCACTGGTTCCTGTTTCAAACATGTTCCATGTCCATTTTCTTTATGCTAAGGAGAAAGTGGAACCTGTATTAGCAGAAGTGCAGCAACAAACAGGAATTGGTATAACCAGTTATTTAAAAGATACTGATGAGAATACTTGTTACTTCGAGATTAGTCTGGGAGATCAGTATGGTATTGTGCCTAAGGCAGAGGTTAAACATTCATTTATATTGTTAGATAAACTCATGAAACAAAAATTCAATTAGTAGTACAACAGGTGTGTTCACATTAAGTGAAGGCACTTTTTTTATAAGTTATTCTTTAAAAAAATAATTTTCATTAGCGTATAAATTTTACCTGCTTATTCGTTATATTTATGAAAGATAGAAGAAGATTAGGGGGATTAAATAATGGTACAAAGTCCAATCAAAAACAAAATTAAGTCTGTTTTTATTCCAGTGAGAGATATCGAGAAAGCAAAAAACTGGTATTCAAAAATCTTAGGCATTCAAGATGGGGAGGTTATGTTTGACCATTTATTCGTGGCAGACATGGAAGGCGCTGGGATGGTTCTTGATACGATGCCGATGTGGCGAAATGAATATAAAGAGATCTCTACATTTCATGTACCAGCCATTCAATTTGCTACTGATGACATCCAAAGCTCTTACCAATTCATGAAGGAGAACGGAGTTGAACTTGTGACAGAAATCCAGCATGATCACTTTTTTGTTTTTAAAGATCCAGATGGAAACATGCTGATGGTTTGTCAGGATTAAATAATATTACGAAATAAAGGACCTAACTAGGTCCTTTATCCCTTTTGATTAGCCTTTATTTACGGATGTAAGTTTGTTATTTTTCTTCATTAATATAAACATTGCGACTCCGATTAATACAATTCCAGTCAGAACAAAGCCTTGATTGGCTGAAAGCTCTAATAACCCAGTAACCCCAGATCCAAATACAACTCCGAAGGAAAAGAAGGCGTAAAAGTATCCATACGCTTTGCCGCGGTGTGTTTCGACTGTAGCTTCAATCAATAAGGTGTTAAGGGAGGGAAATAAAAAGGCAAACCCTACTCCATAAAGCGCCATTAAAACATAGAGAATAGAAATATTCTGGCTGCTGCTGATTAATATCAGACTAAGTCCCATCGCTGTCATTCCTGAGCTCAACGTTTTGATCGGCTTTATAATATCAAATAAACGGTTGATCGGAAGTACGAATACAAGAACTGCTACTATTCCAAATGTACTTAACATCATTCCGCTCGTTCGTGTATCAAAGCCTAGCTGATCTACTTTTAATGGCAGCATATACGCTAGTACCCCTTGAGAAAACATCAAGAAAAACGCGCCTGCAAAAGATTTTATGATCAGAGGATTATGGAACAAGGATCGTACTGGCAGACGTTCCAATTGATTTTCACCAGCTGATCTTTTTTGATTTTTCGGCAATAAAAATAGAGCTAATCCAGCCAGTAATAGCATAAATGCAGCTGTCATCGATAAAACCGTGATTTCATTCGTTTGGCTGGCAACAATCCCGCTAAATGCTGGTCCAATGATCGCTGCTAACCCGACAAATGCTCCTGTTAGTGCTGAGCTTTTTCCTTTTTTCTCTCTATCCGCTGAATTAGCTAAGTAAGTAAAAGCGGCAGGAGCAATTAAACCCGCTGATAATCCGTGTAAAAATCGAATCATTAATAAAAGCCATGCGTTAGTAGCTAGAGAGTAGAGTATAAGAATAACCCCGGTCAGGAATAACCCCGTTTTTAAAATAAAGGATGGTCCTCTTTTATCCGTTATAAATCCTGATGCTACATTTCCGACTGTATTGGAAAAAGAGTACATTCCAACGGCTAACCCGGTTAAAAAAGGAGTTGCGCCCAGTGAAGTGGCAAGGGGCGTGATTATAGGAAGCTGTGCAAATAAATCAAAGAAAGAACAAAAGATAATCAGAAAAACAAATACACGAATCATCGAGCCGCCTCCACTTAAAATACTATCTCAATCATCGCTTTTTCTTAAATAATAGGCAAGTATTTCGATGAAGAGGTTTGCTAATTTGTAACAAATGTGATTATATTTCCTTATTTCAATCATTTATATCTTATATAATGAAAGAAAGAGTGCCTCCCTATAAAACAGCTGCTGAGAGATGATAACAGTGATGGCAGTTATATTTTATAAATTTATTGTCTATATTCATATTTTTAGTGCGATTTTATCCATTGGACCTTTCTTTGTGCTACTGCCTCTTCTGAAAAAGTTGCGGAGCGCAGAGATCGAAGAAATCCCACCTTATTTGAATGTCTTCACATCATCCATTAGACTCGTCAAACATGCAGGGCATGTCCTGGTCATTTCAGGAGTGCTGCTTATTTATATGGGTGGATGGCCATGGAGCACTACATGGATTGTCATGACGCTGGTTGTTATGTTTAGTTCGATCATCTTTTTGGCCCGGGCTTTTACGCCGACTATAAAGAAGTTCGCCGAACCTGATTTTGATCAGGGGCAATTAGCTGAAAAACTAAGGAGGTCTGTGTGGGTTTATATTGTTTTATTGTTAGTGATGCTTTGGTTTATGGTAGTTAAGCCGGTATGGTGGTAGAGGTGGTTAGTCTCGGTAGCGGGTGATTTACTCTCGGTAGCGAGTAATTTTATCTTGGTTCAGGTAGATTACAACCCATTAACCTGTTTTTTATTCAATAGGAATTTTTAAACTTCTTAAATCCATCCAATAAACTCTATTTCGAAAGCTTCCTTCTTGTTTTAACTCCATACCCTTTAAAATACGTGTTGCAGCGTGAATGTTATCCACCCCCAAAAACTCCCGGCAATCCCGATTCGTCATCTTCCCGCCGAATAACAAGAACCACTCTTTAACAGCCTGATAATGTGCTACCCTACTCTTATACCCGCAACTTTCACACACCCATTTTTTTAAATGTTTCCGCATCCCGAAGACACCACATTTTGCACACTTTACTCCAGTCTGGAAATCTTTTTTAGAAATGCCATTCGTATTTGCAAGGGGATTCGGTACATAAATGCTGTGACTCTTCTTGATTTCTGAGGTAATCCATTGGAATGTTTTATTGTCTATACTTTTACTTTTATGCTCCTCTAACAATTTTTTAATAAACGCAGGAATTAATTTTGGGTATAAAATTGTAGCTGCAGCTGGGGATTTTTCTACAATTTGTTTGGGGTATGCCGAAACAATAGCTCCAATCACAGGTAAATCAATTCCTCTCTTCATTAACCACGTAGAAAATAGTTCACAGTTTCTCTCAAGTTGGGACACTGGACTATCAAATCCATCTTTACTGCCATCCGGATTGGTTCGAATTAAATGTGGATCGTCATTAAACGTTAAAATCCCGCTAATGTTTTTAACTTCTAAAACCAGCACATAAGAAGGAGTTATTATGGTAACATCTAATTGGAAATATTCACTCAAAAAGAGGTGTAAATCGAAGAATATACGAGTGTCAAAGGAAAAAGGGGCATACCTTAATGTATCTTCAACTCTTTTTTCGCCGCCAATACCTGAGTCTAAAGCAGCGTATCTGTCTAACAAGATTTTATATTTCGGGTGAGTATCAGGAAGCCTGCAAATTGCTGCACTCAAACTGTCCAAACTTAATGACTCTGTTCTAATTTTTACAATTATAGTTAAAGCACCTCCAAGTCTGTTCTAGTAATTTACTACACTTTATACTTTAAAGGAAGGGGAACTGGTTTTGAACTATGAATATATAATTTATCAATCACTGCCTTCTAAAGATATATTAAATAGCATTCAAAACCTGCATAGAACCATTTTCGGTTCATCCGATGATTTGATTAAAAAAATGACAGCTAAACCCAAATTATTAATGATCACCACAATGGAAGATGATAAAGTGATTGGCTATAAAATCGGATATGAATTGGAACAACATAAATTTTACAGCTGGTTAGGCGGAGTGGACCCTGCTTACAGAAATCTGGGTATTGCATCAGTGTTAATGGAAAAGCAACATCAATATTTAAAGCAAAATAGTTATAATATTGTTCAAACGAAAACGATGAATAAATGGCGGAATATGTTAATCTTAAATATTAAAAATGGGTTTGATGTCATAGAAACATATACTGATGAAAAAGGACGCCATAAAATTATTCTTGAAAAAAATTTGCTTGATTAAAAAATTTACGCTCAGAGCTATCAAACTCTGAGCGTTTTCTCTTAATCTATGTTTTATCATTCAACTTGATCCAACCGCTCCCATTTAATCGTCAGCTCAAAAATAATCGAAAACAGCATTCCCATCAACATTCCATTAGATATGAAAGGCTGTATCAGGGCTGGCAGGCTG comes from Bacillus oleivorans and encodes:
- a CDS encoding VOC family protein, with the protein product MVQSPIKNKIKSVFIPVRDIEKAKNWYSKILGIQDGEVMFDHLFVADMEGAGMVLDTMPMWRNEYKEISTFHVPAIQFATDDIQSSYQFMKENGVELVTEIQHDHFFVFKDPDGNMLMVCQD
- a CDS encoding DUF2269 family protein; the protein is MAVIFYKFIVYIHIFSAILSIGPFFVLLPLLKKLRSAEIEEIPPYLNVFTSSIRLVKHAGHVLVISGVLLIYMGGWPWSTTWIVMTLVVMFSSIIFLARAFTPTIKKFAEPDFDQGQLAEKLRRSVWVYIVLLLVMLWFMVVKPVWW
- a CDS encoding DUF4317 domain-containing protein — translated: MNKKDVANIRKQFKLDNDLMNISDIFNVYIRKESSEIFHQESQLFGMLDREQQELFLSNFKKVLTGQMDSKLFELKFQQREAEDHGQSILLQGLQSSEIEDWKEQMLRIIEKMFKDVQYKYDVVVTFIRGNYFKPTKNRNEEAEESERDEVYQHSFILCSINKTEEPQKTLLFDYVEKVFKYNIVVDSIINLTSPVGGFLFPCFTENSADVNHILYSVGKPNKPDSHFIEEVLNGEMIMTAQEDKEVFEEIVREVAGDQLDASTLANVYEEINRVMDENEEEDPPKLDYKDVERVLKISGVEDVSTEKVEKAFQKVIDDEKYEIKANNIVPNFKSKSIKIDTKVAKISISPQDLRYVKQVNYNGKRCLLIEIDEDAVIEGFKMIPEVF
- a CDS encoding TetR/AcrR family transcriptional regulator, which gives rise to MGSKGKESRRRLLETAAIEFATQGFHDTKVSTIVKKAGLTQPSFYLYFTSKEAIFEELVTNFYSNLRKLTESLRLVSGIEQIDVSKRVLAAVESVFRFLGSDPHLTRIGFFLSPEAIQIKSNLTLVLKENLLAEQRLGYFNPELDMDIVAECLTGMIVHLTNSYLLPGTKDSESLAAQVVNLLINGMLPK
- a CDS encoding nuclease-related domain-containing protein; its protein translation is MDSLSAAICRLPDTHPKYKILLDRYAALDSGIGGEKRVEDTLRYAPFSFDTRIFFDLHLFLSEYFQLDVTIITPSYVLVLEVKNISGILTFNDDPHLIRTNPDGSKDGFDSPVSQLERNCELFSTWLMKRGIDLPVIGAIVSAYPKQIVEKSPAAATILYPKLIPAFIKKLLEEHKSKSIDNKTFQWITSEIKKSHSIYVPNPLANTNGISKKDFQTGVKCAKCGVFGMRKHLKKWVCESCGYKSRVAHYQAVKEWFLLFGGKMTNRDCREFLGVDNIHAATRILKGMELKQEGSFRNRVYWMDLRSLKIPIE
- a CDS encoding MFS transporter, which encodes MIRVFVFLIIFCSFFDLFAQLPIITPLATSLGATPFLTGLAVGMYSFSNTVGNVASGFITDKRGPSFILKTGLFLTGVILILYSLATNAWLLLMIRFLHGLSAGLIAPAAFTYLANSADREKKGKSSALTGAFVGLAAIIGPAFSGIVASQTNEITVLSMTAAFMLLLAGLALFLLPKNQKRSAGENQLERLPVRSLFHNPLIIKSFAGAFFLMFSQGVLAYMLPLKVDQLGFDTRTSGMMLSTFGIVAVLVFVLPINRLFDIIKPIKTLSSGMTAMGLSLILISSSQNISILYVLMALYGVGFAFLFPSLNTLLIEATVETHRGKAYGYFYAFFSFGVVFGSGVTGLLELSANQGFVLTGIVLIGVAMFILMKKNNKLTSVNKG
- a CDS encoding threonine aldolase family protein; translation: MNQTNALKETYYQSKYQLAQHGKRNIQVLKNAFENKDGKLESDMYGAGQVIEEFQEKMAALLGKEKAVFFPSGTMAQQIALRIWCDEKGVRKVAYHPLCHLEIHEEDGLKEIHHIETILLADKSRVIEMADVAEMRDDVACLLLELPQREIGGQLPSFEILKQISEYCKKKGIKLHLDGARLLEVLPFYQKSAAEVSALFDSVYISFYKGIGGIAGAILAGDGDFIANAKIWKRRYGGDLISLYPYIISADYYFEMRSTKMGQYYEEAKELAALFNSCHDITTIPLVPVSNMFHVHFLYAKEKVEPVLAEVQQQTGIGITSYLKDTDENTCYFEISLGDQYGIVPKAEVKHSFILLDKLMKQKFN
- a CDS encoding GNAT family N-acetyltransferase; translation: MNYEYIIYQSLPSKDILNSIQNLHRTIFGSSDDLIKKMTAKPKLLMITTMEDDKVIGYKIGYELEQHKFYSWLGGVDPAYRNLGIASVLMEKQHQYLKQNSYNIVQTKTMNKWRNMLILNIKNGFDVIETYTDEKGRHKIILEKNLLD